From the Salvelinus alpinus chromosome 32, SLU_Salpinus.1, whole genome shotgun sequence genome, one window contains:
- the LOC139562708 gene encoding fidgetin-like protein 1 isoform X1, which translates to MVQKSYALCFPNYNCLLLICGGSTPGMSGAHLGEWQRRSFDISSGTCTPEQTADAYRVHILAIQYAWASAQLSQAGTGSLLRTYSERYAAVLDSEEPRTGLNNYAESVLHLARSQRNHSDKWESSLTTAGVLELPCVRKMLRAGTGGGKSLVAPADVNIFVGQERGGSSLSLPSTGLEAAETPFKASGPPSWPKPECNSTFSILHSATAERPRGAQGVPSYPHSSAGPSARAQSLFCQHSSAPPQPNPAPAGHQSVLNSITSKRKTFYNSGGENGRGGASGGQARQDPCCGGTNFKTAREQFIVDQQKKHPHQSQRAQQPPAMAATIGGATKKSLGANRPRGTFSKFVSPMPRPEDIESGVGSSNAQETQPVDERLKNFEPKIIELIISEIMDDGPPVAWDDIAGLEFAKATIKEIVVWPMLRPDIFTGLRGPPKGILLFGPPGTGKTLIGKCIACQSGATFFSISASSLTSKWVGEGEKMVRALFAIARCHQPAVIFIDEIDSLLSQRMDGEHDSSRRIKTEFLVQLDGAATSADDRVLVVGATNRPQEIDEAARRRLAKRLYIPLPEAAARRQIVSHLMAREKSQLGEDELETVVTGTEGFSGADMTGLCREAALGPIRSIQLRDIATITPDQVRPILHCDFQEALRTVRPSVSAKDLELYEEWNKTFGCGR; encoded by the exons ATGGTGCAAAAAAGTTATGCTCTCTGTTTTCCAAACTACAACTGTTTGTTACTTATCTGTG GCGGGAGCACGCCAGGCATGAGTGGTGCACACCTGGGCGAGTGGCAGAGGAGGTCCTTTGACATTTCATCTGGCACCTGCACACCTGAACAGACGGCAGACGCCTATCGGGTGCACATCCTTGCCATACAATATGCATGGGCGAGCGCCCAGCTCTCTCAGGCCGGCACGGGCAGCCTGCTCAGGACCTACTCGGAGCGCTATGCTGCAGTGCTGGACTCGGAAGAACCTCGCACAGGGCTTAACAACTATGCAGAGAGCGTACTGCACCTGGCCCgcagtcagaggaaccacagcgACAAATGGGAATCGTCCCTGACAACTGCAGGTGTGCTGGAGCTGCCGTGCGTGCGGAAGATGCTTCGGGCTGGGACAGGGGGTGGAAAGTCCCTTGTTGCACCTGCAGATGTTAACATCTTCGTTGgacaagagagaggaggcagCTCCCTGTCTCTTCCTTCCACTGGACTCGAAGCTGCAGAGACTCCATTCAAAGCATCGGGACCCCCATCATGGCCCAAGCCTGAGTGCAACAGCACTTTCAGCATTTTACATAGTGCTACAGCAGAAAGACCAAGAGGCGCTCAGGGAGTCCCCAGCTACCCCCATTCCTCTGCTGGCCCCTCGGCACGGGCCCAGTCTCTGTTTTGCCAGCACTCCTCAGCTCCACCACAACCAAACCCAGCCCCTGCAGGTCACCAGTCTGTCTTAAACTCTATCACCTCCAAGAGGAAGACGTTTTACAACTCTGGTGGAGAGAATGGCAGAGGGGGGGCATCTGGAGGACAGGCAAGGCAAGACCCATGCTGTGGTGGCACAAACTTCAAAACGGCAAGGGAGCAGTTTATTGTTGATCAGCAGAAAAAACACCCACACCAGTCCCAGAGAGCCCAGCAGCCCCCTGCGATGGCAGCTACCATCGGGGGGGCCACAAAGAAGTCACTGGGGGCCAACAGGCCACGGGGGACATTTTCCAAATTTGTGTCCCCCATGCCGAGGCCGGAGGACATAGAGAGTGGTGTCGGTAGCAGCAATGCTCAGGAGACTCAGCCAGTCGACGAGCGTCTGAAAAACTTTGAGCCCAAGATCATCGAGCTGATCATCAGTGAAATTATGGACGATGGTCCGCCCGTAGCCTGGGACGACATCGCTGGCCTGGAGTTTGCAAAGGCCACGATTAAGGAGATTGTGGTGTGGCCTATGCTCCGGCCTGACATCTTCACTGGCCTCCGTGGTCCACCCAAAGGCATCCTCCTATTCGGGCCCCCGGGCACAGGAAAAACTCTGATCGGGAAGTGCATCGCTTGCCAGTCAGGGGCCACCTTCTTCAGCATCAGTGCCTCGTCTCTCACCTCGAAgtgggtgggggagggagagaaaatggTTAGAGCACTCTTCGCCATCGCCCGCTGCCATCAGCCAGCTGTTATCTTCATCGATGAGATCGACTCTCTTCTGTCCCAGCGTATGGACGGGGAGCACGACTCATCCCGACGGATAAAGACAGAGTTCCTGGTTCAGCTGGACGGGGCGGCCACCTCAGCCGACGACCGCGTCCTGGTGGTGGGGGCCACCAACCGCCCTCAGGAGATAGACGAAGCGGCCCGGCGCCGCCTTGCCAAGCGCCTCTACATCCCCCTCCCCGAGGCAGCTGCCCGACGGCAGATAGTCTCTCACCTCATGGCCCGCGAGAAGAGCCAGCTGGGAGAGGACGAGCTGGAGACAGTGGTCACAGGGACGGAGGGCTTTTCTGGGGCTGATATGACGGGGCTGTGTCGGGAGGCAGCGCTTGGCCCCATCCGGAGCATCCAGCTCCGTGACATTGCCACCATCACCCCCGACCAGGTGCGGCCCATCCTCCACTGTGACTTCCAGGAGGCCCTGAGGACAGTAAGGCCCAGCGTCTCAGCCAAAGACCTGGAGCTCTATGAGGAGTGGAACAAGACTTTTGGTTGTGGTCGTTGA
- the LOC139562708 gene encoding fidgetin-like protein 1 isoform X2, producing the protein MSGAHLGEWQRRSFDISSGTCTPEQTADAYRVHILAIQYAWASAQLSQAGTGSLLRTYSERYAAVLDSEEPRTGLNNYAESVLHLARSQRNHSDKWESSLTTAGVLELPCVRKMLRAGTGGGKSLVAPADVNIFVGQERGGSSLSLPSTGLEAAETPFKASGPPSWPKPECNSTFSILHSATAERPRGAQGVPSYPHSSAGPSARAQSLFCQHSSAPPQPNPAPAGHQSVLNSITSKRKTFYNSGGENGRGGASGGQARQDPCCGGTNFKTAREQFIVDQQKKHPHQSQRAQQPPAMAATIGGATKKSLGANRPRGTFSKFVSPMPRPEDIESGVGSSNAQETQPVDERLKNFEPKIIELIISEIMDDGPPVAWDDIAGLEFAKATIKEIVVWPMLRPDIFTGLRGPPKGILLFGPPGTGKTLIGKCIACQSGATFFSISASSLTSKWVGEGEKMVRALFAIARCHQPAVIFIDEIDSLLSQRMDGEHDSSRRIKTEFLVQLDGAATSADDRVLVVGATNRPQEIDEAARRRLAKRLYIPLPEAAARRQIVSHLMAREKSQLGEDELETVVTGTEGFSGADMTGLCREAALGPIRSIQLRDIATITPDQVRPILHCDFQEALRTVRPSVSAKDLELYEEWNKTFGCGR; encoded by the coding sequence ATGAGTGGTGCACACCTGGGCGAGTGGCAGAGGAGGTCCTTTGACATTTCATCTGGCACCTGCACACCTGAACAGACGGCAGACGCCTATCGGGTGCACATCCTTGCCATACAATATGCATGGGCGAGCGCCCAGCTCTCTCAGGCCGGCACGGGCAGCCTGCTCAGGACCTACTCGGAGCGCTATGCTGCAGTGCTGGACTCGGAAGAACCTCGCACAGGGCTTAACAACTATGCAGAGAGCGTACTGCACCTGGCCCgcagtcagaggaaccacagcgACAAATGGGAATCGTCCCTGACAACTGCAGGTGTGCTGGAGCTGCCGTGCGTGCGGAAGATGCTTCGGGCTGGGACAGGGGGTGGAAAGTCCCTTGTTGCACCTGCAGATGTTAACATCTTCGTTGgacaagagagaggaggcagCTCCCTGTCTCTTCCTTCCACTGGACTCGAAGCTGCAGAGACTCCATTCAAAGCATCGGGACCCCCATCATGGCCCAAGCCTGAGTGCAACAGCACTTTCAGCATTTTACATAGTGCTACAGCAGAAAGACCAAGAGGCGCTCAGGGAGTCCCCAGCTACCCCCATTCCTCTGCTGGCCCCTCGGCACGGGCCCAGTCTCTGTTTTGCCAGCACTCCTCAGCTCCACCACAACCAAACCCAGCCCCTGCAGGTCACCAGTCTGTCTTAAACTCTATCACCTCCAAGAGGAAGACGTTTTACAACTCTGGTGGAGAGAATGGCAGAGGGGGGGCATCTGGAGGACAGGCAAGGCAAGACCCATGCTGTGGTGGCACAAACTTCAAAACGGCAAGGGAGCAGTTTATTGTTGATCAGCAGAAAAAACACCCACACCAGTCCCAGAGAGCCCAGCAGCCCCCTGCGATGGCAGCTACCATCGGGGGGGCCACAAAGAAGTCACTGGGGGCCAACAGGCCACGGGGGACATTTTCCAAATTTGTGTCCCCCATGCCGAGGCCGGAGGACATAGAGAGTGGTGTCGGTAGCAGCAATGCTCAGGAGACTCAGCCAGTCGACGAGCGTCTGAAAAACTTTGAGCCCAAGATCATCGAGCTGATCATCAGTGAAATTATGGACGATGGTCCGCCCGTAGCCTGGGACGACATCGCTGGCCTGGAGTTTGCAAAGGCCACGATTAAGGAGATTGTGGTGTGGCCTATGCTCCGGCCTGACATCTTCACTGGCCTCCGTGGTCCACCCAAAGGCATCCTCCTATTCGGGCCCCCGGGCACAGGAAAAACTCTGATCGGGAAGTGCATCGCTTGCCAGTCAGGGGCCACCTTCTTCAGCATCAGTGCCTCGTCTCTCACCTCGAAgtgggtgggggagggagagaaaatggTTAGAGCACTCTTCGCCATCGCCCGCTGCCATCAGCCAGCTGTTATCTTCATCGATGAGATCGACTCTCTTCTGTCCCAGCGTATGGACGGGGAGCACGACTCATCCCGACGGATAAAGACAGAGTTCCTGGTTCAGCTGGACGGGGCGGCCACCTCAGCCGACGACCGCGTCCTGGTGGTGGGGGCCACCAACCGCCCTCAGGAGATAGACGAAGCGGCCCGGCGCCGCCTTGCCAAGCGCCTCTACATCCCCCTCCCCGAGGCAGCTGCCCGACGGCAGATAGTCTCTCACCTCATGGCCCGCGAGAAGAGCCAGCTGGGAGAGGACGAGCTGGAGACAGTGGTCACAGGGACGGAGGGCTTTTCTGGGGCTGATATGACGGGGCTGTGTCGGGAGGCAGCGCTTGGCCCCATCCGGAGCATCCAGCTCCGTGACATTGCCACCATCACCCCCGACCAGGTGCGGCCCATCCTCCACTGTGACTTCCAGGAGGCCCTGAGGACAGTAAGGCCCAGCGTCTCAGCCAAAGACCTGGAGCTCTATGAGGAGTGGAACAAGACTTTTGGTTGTGGTCGTTGA
- the LOC139562711 gene encoding tubulin--tyrosine ligase-like codes for MNSPMYTFVARDDNSTIYAEVSKILVATGQWKRLKKDNPRFNLMLGERNRLPFGRLGHEPGLMQLVNYYRGADKLCRKASLVKLIKTSPELPDPGNWLPESYIIYPTNLNTPIAPAKNGISHLRSNPKTDEREVFLASYHSRKESGEGTVWIAKSSAGAKGAGILISHDANQLLEFIDNQGQVHVIQKYLERPLLLQPGNRKFDIRSWVLVDHQYNIYLYREGVLRTASEPYDSSNFQDVTSHLTNHCIQKEHSQNYGRYEEGNEMFFDEFRQYLLSTYNIVLETNILPQIKQIIRSCLTCIEPAISTKHLSYQSFQLFGFDFMVDESFKVWLIEINGAPACAQKLYPELCQGIVDVAISSVFTLNNDSEPRSSSSSPAPYSSSPSFSTLTSSSCSSPKLRGPLHVGPFTRL; via the exons ATGAATTCACCCATGTATACATTTGTCGCACGAGACGACAACAGTACTATTTATGCTGAAGTTTCCAAAATTCTCGTCGCTACTGGACAATGGAAGAGACTGAAAAAGGATAATCCCCGATTCAATTTGATGTTGGGCGAACGGAACAGACTGCCATTTGGACGGCTTG GTCATGAGCCTGGACTGATGCAACTGGTGAATTATTACAGAGGAGCAGACAAGTTGTGCCGCAAAGCATCTTTAGTCAA GTTAATCAAGACTAGCCCGGAGCTTCCAGATCCCGGCAACTGGTTGCCTGAATCGTACATCATCTATCCTACTAACCTCAACACTCCCATTGCGCCTGCAAAGAATGGCATAAGCCACCTGAGAAGTAACCCCAAGACGGATGAAAGAGAAGTTTTCCTGGCCTCTTATCACTCAAGGAAGGAAAGCGGAGAGGGAACGGTGTGGATCGCCAAGTCATCTGCTGGAGCAAAAG GTGCTGGAATTTTGATATCCCACGATGCAAATCAATTGCTGGAGTTCATTGATAATCAAGGGCAGGTTCATGTCATTCAGAAGTACCTAGAAAGACCACTACTGTTGCAACCTGGCAACCGTAAATTTGACATCAG GAGCTGGGTGCTCGTGGACCATCAGTACAACATCTACCTTTACCGGGAGGGTGTGCTGCGGACGGCCTCGGAGCCCTACGACAGCTCCAACTTCCAGGACGTGACCAGCCACCTGACCAACCACTGCATCCAGAAAGAGCACTCCCAGAACTACGGCCGCTACGAGGAGGGCAACGAGATGTTCTTCGACGAGTTCCGGCAGTACCTGCTGAGCACCTACAACATAGTGCTGGAGACCAACATTTTACCTCAGATAAAGCAGATTATAAG GAGCTGTCTGACATGCATTGAGCCTGCCATCAGCACTAAGCACTTGTCCTATCAGAGCTTCCAGCTCTTCGGCTTTGACTTCATGGTGGACGAGAGCTTCAAGGTGTGGCTGATAGAGATCAATGGAGCTCCGGCCTGCGCACA GAAACTCTACCCGGAGCTATGCCAAGGTATCGTGGACGTGGCCATCTCCAGTGTCTTCACACTGAACAACGATTCCGAACCACGatcatcttcctcctcccctgctccctactcctcctccccctcattttctactctcacctcatcctcctgttcctctccgAAACTGAGAGGACCTCTCCACGTGGGCCCATTCACCCGATTGtaa